One genomic window of Pecten maximus unplaced genomic scaffold, xPecMax1.1, whole genome shotgun sequence includes the following:
- the LOC117321229 gene encoding heat shock 70 kDa protein 12B-like: MRASLSKTPTTILFDKDQKFHSFGYEAEKHYFQLTVDDNHTDWYYFRRFKMILFDIEGKGGQASKVMLKDIRDREVPAVKVFSEAIRYLKGHTLNELEKRCTGVTDADIEWVLTVPATSNESVKQFMRLAAKT; this comes from the exons ATGAGGGCCAGTTTAAGTAAAACTCCAACCACTATACTTTTTGACAAAGATCAAAAGTTCCATTCCTTTGGGTATGAAGCAGAGAAGCACTACTTCCAGTTAACTGTGGACGACAACCATACTGACTGGTACTACTTTCGTCGGTTCAAGATGATATTGTTTGACATAGAGGGTAAAGGA GGCCAGGCATCAAAGGTAATGCTTAAAGATATCCGAGATCGAGAAGTCCCTGCTGTGAAAGTGTTCTCAGAAGCCATTAGGTATCTGAAGGGACATACACTGAACGAGCTGGAGAAAAGATGCACAGGAGTTACGGATGCTGACATTGAATGGGTACTCACTGTACCTGCAACCTCTAACGAATCTGTAAAACAGTTCATGCGCTTGGCTGCTAAAACG